A portion of the Podospora pseudoanserina strain CBS 124.78 chromosome 2, whole genome shotgun sequence genome contains these proteins:
- the RCY1 gene encoding F-box protein: endocytic membrane traffic, recycling ReCYcling 1 (EggNog:ENOG503NUKZ; COG:U; BUSCO:EOG09260NXJ), with amino-acid sequence MSNITPLRRAPTTGGVGTGKMTAATTTTAGQKYHQHSTSILKTLQATEMLDTKPVLPAEIIATILDYLPVPDLLRFARTSRRYKEMVYDDTRWVARLKSMGVWDEAEARKRFEEAVQRRRQQTISSGVGRGQPIPPPSPTGTTKRESLFFDADLEQERRQHELLQIQLQKQQISDLRDGFETMKVSGGGSGGEPPRDVEGLLLVVKNARSIRGHARQEYGRIYGALAPFYFDLVRARTHTDPLVFKVFRDPDRQARMLANLRSFARSDWADGAEGRREKLEGMTGIFESAVLREFEQGYEFWDVDGRMKKYAHVLEVLNPGSSAGVELFIQKHPIFADREVLANAMDCVNQAMADSITLEPSRRFFEVLGRKVNEQGEIIGRIFPRPQRVFWGFVDKVREEIMVEYITPLFDDAHQRSIPSYLRAVSGIFEQTMLFLRTLTPPKGGEVDQEAKAKEIALRIFEPHIDLYFQDEIDTFTAQAEREVGEWEKKLSEQEASAESFYMGSFANRQADKKDFLTSFKKVVMMPVTVLPTSLGLPIGSPFASSKPAATAAANGGPSTPSRAGSPAPAGTPGDRASSPLPGKAFADELAAKAALMTSRLEGIKSLFSIEVALSLVHGAKASLGRVAVFIQLGGQVGGEAREMCETIFVTLLRILGNGHVKPGFDKAVTHLSQYNPREVSEHEKGGVAPLVTFIELVNVGDLISQMIDVFYEQQLAQPKIADRNDFLDPAGMAKKKFEQMLDESVAAGLNKGIDVLMDEVEYICATTQSPTDYNPGGISAPDSILSGTIPGMEKAPAPKPPAGAIDMDIGPSKTAQRIKDLVASHTSMLVGSTDKSMLDVFNGEVGLRLFTAVCKHLKRQRISTEGAIKLIADMNLYFEYIRTLKNKDLLAYFKALRELSQIYLIDAKHAKEMATIIADGDRFGGIFRAEEVYEYAERRADWYQVKREVERAMYGLECCVM; translated from the exons ATGTCgaacatcacccccctccgacGAGCGCCCACCACGGGCGGGGTTGGAACGGGAAAAATGACTGccgcgacgacgacgacggcggggcAAAAATACCATCAGCACTCGACGAGTATATTGAAGACGCTGCAGGCGACCGAGATGTTGGACACGAAGCCTGTTTTGCCGGCTG AAATCAtcgccaccatcctcgactACCTCCCCGTCCCGGACCTCCTCCGCTTCGCCCGAACGTCCCGCCGGTACAAGGAGATGGTCTACGACGACACACGCTGGGTGGCGCGGTTAAAGAGCATGGGTGTCTGGGACGAGGCGGAAGCGAGAAAAAGATTCGAGGAGGCGGTGCAGAGGAGACGACAACAAACTATTAGCagtggggttgggagggggcagCCGataccacccccatcaccaaccggAACAACAAAAAGAGAGAGTTTATTCTTTGATGCGGATTTAGAACAGGAGAGGAGACAGCACGAGTTGCTGCAGATACAGCTGCAGAAACAGCAGATTTCTGATTTGAGGGATGGGTTTGAGACGATGAAAGTTTCTGGAGGAGGGTCAGGGGGAGAGCCACCgagggatgtggaggggttgttgctggtggtgaagaacGCGAGGAGTATAAGGGGTCATGCGAGGCAGGAGTATGGGAGGATATACGGGGCGTTGGCGCCGTTTTATTTCGATTTGGTCAGGGCGAGGACGCATACGGATCCGTTGGTTTTTAAGGTTTTTAGGGATCCGGATCGGCAGGCGAGGATGCTGGCTAATTTGAGGAGTTTTGCAAGGAGTGACTGGGCGgatggggcggaggggaggagggagaagttggaggggatgaCGGGGATTTTTGAGAGCGCGGTGCTGAGGGAGTTTGAGCAGGGGTATGAGTTTTGGGATGTGGACGGGAGGATGAAAAAGTATGCGCAtgtgttggaggtgttgaatCCGGGGAGTAGTGCGGGGGTAGAGCTGTTTATACAGAAGCATCCGATTTTTGCGGATAGGGAGGTGCTGGCGAATGCGATGGATTGTGTGAATCAGGCCATGGCGGATAGTATCACGCTGGAGCCGTCGAGGAGGTTTTttgaggtgttggggaggaaggtgaatgAGCAGGGTGAGATCATTGGGAGGATATTCCCGAGGCCACAgagggtgttttgggggtttgtggatAAGGTCAGGGAGGAGATTATGGTCGAGTATATCACGCCTTTGTTTGATGATGCGCATCAGAGGAGTATACCGAGTTATTTGAGGGCGGTGTCGGGGATTTTTGAGCAGACGATGTTGTTCTTGAGGACGCTGACGCCACcgaagggaggggaggtggatcaGGAGGCGAAGGCGAAGGAGATAGCGTTGAGGATCTTTGAGCCGCATATTGATTTGTATTTTCAGGACGAGATCGATACGTTTACGGCgcaggcggagagggaggtgggggagtgggagaagaagttgTCGGAGCAGGAGGCGAGTGCCGAGTCGTTTTATATGGGCAGCTTTGCGAACCGGCAGGCGGACAAGAAGGACTTCTTGACGTCGTTCAAGAAGGTGGTTATGATGCCTGTTACGGTATTGCCTACGAGTCTGGGGTTGCCCATAGGGTCGCCGTTTGCAAGTAGTAAACCTGCTGCGACGGCGGCTGCTAATGGTGGACCGTCGACTCCGAGTCGGGCAGGGTCTCCTGCGCCAGCGGGCACTCCTGGCGATCGCGCCAGCAGTCCATTACCAGGCAAAGCATTTGCGGATGAATTGGCAGCCAAGGCGGCGCTGATGACGTCTCGGCTGGAGGGCATCAAATCCCTCTTCAGCATCGAGGTAGCGCTCAGCCTGGTTCACGGAGCTAAAGCGAGCCTAGGTCGTGTCGCTGTCTTCATCCAGCTTGGAGGCCAAGTCGGCGGCGAGGCGCGAGAGATGTGCGAAACCATTTTCGTCACGctcctccgcatcctcgGCAACGGCCACGTCAAGCCTGGTTTCGACAAGGCCGTCACCCATCTATCCCAATACAACCCCCGCGAGGTCAGCGAACACGAAAAGGGAGGCGTGGCCCCCTTGGTCACATTTATCGAGCTGGTCAACGTGGGCGACCTCATCTCCCAGATGATCGACGTCTTTTACGAGCAACAGCTCGCCCAGCCGAAAATTGCCGACAGAAACGACTTTTTGGATCCTGCGGGCATGGCAAAGAAAAAGTTTGAGCAAATGCTCGACGAGAGCGTCGCCGCCGGCCTTAATAAGGGCATCGACGTGCTCATGGACGAGGTGGAATACATTTGCGCCACTACTCAGTCGCCGACGGACTATAACCCGGGGGGTATCTCTGCTCCTGATTCCATTCTGTCAGGGACGATCCCtgggatggagaaggcgccTGCTCCGAAGCCACCGGCGGGGGCGATAGATATGGACATTGGCCCTTCAAAAACAGCGCAGAGGATCAAGGATCTGGTAGCGTCGCACACCTCGATGTTGGTGGGCAGCACAGACAAGTCGATGCTTGATGTGTTCAACGGCGAGGTTGGACTCCGGCTCTTTACGGCGGTGTGCAAGCATCTGAAGAGACAGCGGATCAGCACCGAGGGGGCGATCAAGCTGATTGCGGATATGAATCTCTACTTTGAGTACATCCGCACGCTCAAGAACAAGGACTTGCTCGCGTATTTCAAGGCGTTGAGGGAGCTGAGCCAGATTTATCTGATTGATGCGAAGCATGCCAAGGAGATGGCGACGATTATTGCTGATGGGGACAGGTTTGGGGGGATCTTtagggcggaggaggtgtatGAGTatgcggagaggagggcggatTGGTAtcaggtgaagagggaggtggagagggccaTGTATGGGTTGGAGTGTTGTGTTATGTAG
- a CDS encoding hypothetical protein (COG:E; CAZy:AA3; EggNog:ENOG503NYG8), translating to MDKSERQNPSEMLGAHPNGPNGPYTPPLTPALHIDSPGTTDTRGQLSIDHLHIVHSPADLTHDSVRNRTETEPNLRHRRVRTADSESSSSTEAAMSSSSSSPNPRAASVFSTQTLISEETAPPPRATTPSRQDSHPIETYEGHQQDPSPHSTSRAKIRGYTDGRDDKAFPRISKPLELLRGSYDVVVIGSGYGGGVAASRMARTGQSVCVLERGREKWPGEYPTGAVEAFKELHYSGQLAPAFLKGKLVEGGNPTGMYHMIFGKGQNAVVCNGLGGTSLINANVFMEADKQTLSMKPWPKEIRENPKGLDKYYKKVEQVLEPTEYPSEWPELPKTKVFKEQAENLGMGHKFKKVKQTTRFRNGPNSCGVEMSPSSLTGQDATGVNDGSKTTTLVTYLADAWNWGAEMFCECEVRYIQKDEKEGYRVFFAWHGRNRGLFKGYLHNDLMWVHAKKAVFLGAGAIASTEILLRSKAMGLSMSDSVGQNMSGNGDMLAFGYNTDRHVNGMGKPVPSPYNPIGPTITSVIDNREGHENPLDGYVIEEGAIPHALSHLFQVMLDFMPGKKDPRDDTIIEKTQAALARWGSRLLGPYFKNGATERTQVYLVMSHDSNQAMLSLKDDKPVLEFLGVARSHHVKKLNNILERATEYVGGTLVHSPFYGIMGQQITVHPIGGACMARDNTGRTGVTNHVGQLFSGNGAEVHDGFVVTDASVIPTALGANPFATIAALAERSVEAYCESKELKISEEKNGILNLLGEPAHAPKRCRPKQRREQLKAEEELISIQTAKKVMDKARIVKASGIGFTEVMSGFLHADTKMTEDNRATYELAHRIGKSLCESARFFLSVQSFNTKEMISHVQHRGMLTGTFVCPAIRGSPFMVQRGEFNLFILNSKAPGTRNLTYDFDMTGVDGRRLHFHGYKVVDSSVALAPIQFWKATSTLYVTISEHVPGMCRDLDDEDAWRRGAPIAKGIMQIQPSDFLSQINTMTTTGSSFIRKAVSAASFLTYFTRRSMSLFLAPLTPLQYPTQTFTGFTNDTNPDSSYAIVASDGVTTRMHKWEPTHVPEGHQVKDLFMIPGASVDHQIFALPTIPFNAVNYFRRAGYRVWVSVHRIGQLMIAGNNWTTFDARLDLRACLEYIRKSQTTTLTPKLASPEKVYCVAHCMGSVAFSCGILDGTIPPSWILGINCSQVFMNPIWGPANMAKVMAGGPLPLDKLYNAVCGSWFSCSTSKDEGWAQYLLNQALRLYPQSRKEMCNNAACHRTSLVFGRCWNHHNLNEATHRQIDRFFGGVNMRLLNLLMKMGYEGHVMTNAPMYEPLDTRENVQRLKGIPIMLWVGRDNAVLSPEATERTYEVLCSQFEDGDYKRKVVPGYGHLDGWMGRNAWRDVYPFVREEVDRVVRGEGYRFEEPDDEFKAMVHGNEIYY from the exons ATGGACAAATCCGAGAGACAAAACCCTTCGGAGATGTTGGGAGCCCATCCCAACGGACCGAACGGGCCCTACACACCTCCTCTCACCCCAGCCCTTCACATTGATAGCCCTGGCACCACCGACACCAGAGGCCAGCTCTCCATCGACCATCTTCACATCGTCCACAGTCCAGCCGATTTGACGCATGACAGCGTAAGGAACCGGACAGAGACAGAGCCCAACCTGCGACACAGAAGAGTCCGAACCGCCGACTCGgaatcctcttcctcaaccgaAGCAGCCAtgtccagctcctcctccagccccaacccccgagCAGCCTCTGTCTTTAGCACCCAAACCCTCATCAGCGAGGAaaccgcccctcctcccagagccacaaccccctcccgccaGGACTCCCACCCCATCGAAACCTACGAGGGCCACCAGCAagacccctcccctcacAGCACCTCCCGGGCCAAGATCAGGGGGTACACCGACGGGAGAGACGACAAGGCTTTTCCTCGCATCTCCAAGCCGCTTGAGCTGCTGAGGGGATCGTACGACGTGGTTGTGATCGGATCTGGgtatggcggtggtgttgccgCCTCCCGCATGGCGAGGACGGGGCAGTCGGTCTGTGTGcttgagagggggagggagaagtgGCCGGGGGAGTATCCTACCGGCGCGGTGGAGGCGTTCAAGGAGCTGCACTACTCGGGGCAGCTGGCGCCGGCGTTTTTAAAGGGGAAACTGGTGGAGGGCGGGAACCCTACCGGCATGTATCATATGATTTTTGGGAAGGGACAGAATGCGGTTGTTTGTAACG GTCTCGGTGGCACTAGTCTGATCAATGCGAATGTGTTTATGGAGGCGGATAAGCAGACGCTGTCTATGAAGCCCTGGCCTAAGGAGATTAGGGAAAACCCAAAGGGCCTGGATAAGT ACTACAAGAAGGTGGAACAGGTCCTTGAACCTACCGAGTACCCCAGCGAGTGGCCCGAACTCCCCAAGACCAAAGTCTTCAAGGAACAAGCCGAAAACCTGGGCATGGGTCACAAGTTTAAGAAGGTCAAGCAGACAACACGCTTCCGCAATGGTCCCAACAGCTGCGGCGTTGAGATGTCCCCATCCAGTCTCACAGGCCAGGACGCCACGGGGGTCAACGACggctccaaaaccaccaccctcgtcacCTACCTAGCCGACGCCTGGAACTGGGGCGCCGAAATGTTCTGCGAGTGCGAGGTGCGGTATATTCAAAAGGACGAGAAAGAAGGCTACCGCGTCTTCTTCGCCTGGCACGGCAGGAACCGCGGGCTCTTCAAAGGCTATCTTCACAACGACCTTATGTGGGTCCATGCGAAAAAGGCCGTCTTCCTCGGTGCCGGCGCCATTGCTTCGACCGAGATCCTACTCAGGAGCAAGGCTATGGGCCTTTCCATGAGTGACAGTGTCGGACAGAACATGAGCGGGAACGGCGACATGCTGGCGTTTGGATACAACACCGACAGACACGTCAACGGGATGGGCAAGCCGGTCCCGTCGCCGTATAACCCCATCGGGCCAACGATTACGAGTGTGATTGATAACCGGGAGGGACACGAGAACCCGTTGGATGGGTATgtgattgaggagggggctATTCCCCATGCTCTGTCGCATCTTTTCCAGGTCATGCTGGACTTCATGCCGGGAAAGAAGGACCCGAGGGATGATACTATCATCGAGAAGACGCAGGCTGCTCTGGCGAGATGGGGTTCTAGACTTTTGGGACCCTATTTCAAGAATGGCGCTACGGAACGGACGCAGGTGTATCTGGTCATGTCGCATGACAGCAATCAGGCCATGCTGTCGTTGAAGGACGACAAGCCCGTTCTAGAATTCCTCGGCGTCGCTCGCAGCCACCacgtcaagaagctcaacaaCATCTTGGAGCGGGCCACAGAGTATGTTGGAGGTACCTTGGTACACAGCCCCTTTTACGGGATCATGGGCCAGCAGATCACGGTTCATCCCATTGG TGGTGCCTGCATGGCTCGAGACAATACGGGGAGGACTGGTGTCACCAACCACGTCGGTCAGCTCTTTAGCGGAAACGGAGCGGAAGTCCATGACGGGTTTGTGGTTACAGATGCCTCTGTGATTCCGACTGCGCTGGGTGCCAACCCTTTTGCCACTATCGCTGCTTTGGCGGAACGATCGGTGGAGGCGTACTGCGAGtccaaggagctcaagattAGCGAGGAGAAGAATGGCATTCTCAACTTGCTCGGGGAGCCGGCGCATGCTCCCAAGCGGTGCAGGCCCAAGCAGAGGCGGGAGCAGTTGAAGGCTGAGGAAGAGCTGATCAGCATTCAGACGGCAAAGAAGGTCATGGACAAGGCTCGGATTGTCAAAGCTAGCGGCATTGGCTTTACCGAGGTCATGTCTGGCTTTCTTCATGCTGATACCAAGATGACCGAGGATAACCGGGCGACGTATGAGCTTGCTCATCGCATTGGTAAGTCGCTCTGTGAGAGCGCGAGGTTCTTCCTTAGCGTGCAGTCTTTCAACACCAAGGAGATGATCAGCCATGTGCAGCATCGTGGGATGCTGACCGGCACTTTTGTCTGCCCGGCCATTCGTGGGTCCCCGTTCATGGTGCAGAGAGGAGAGTTTAATCTGTTTATCCTCAACTCCAAAGCTCCGGGGACTCGCAACCTGACCTACGACTTTGACATGACTGGTGTCGATGGCAGGAGGCTGCACTTCCACGGCTACAAGGTGGTTGACTCGTCGGTTGCCCTGGCCCCTATCCAGTTCTGGAAGGCAACCAGCACCCTCTACGTGACCATCAGCGAGCACGTCCCAGGCATGTGCCGCGAtctcgacgacgaggacgccTGGCGCAGAGGCGCCCCCATCGCAAAGGGCATCATGCAAATCCAACCTAGcgacttcctctcccagATCAAcaccatgaccaccaccggcagcagcTTCATCCGCAAAGCCGTCAGCGCCGCCAGTTTCCTGACTTACTTCACCCGCCGCTCCAtgtccctcttcctcgcccctctcacccccctccaatACCCAACCCAAACGTTTACCGGCTTCACAAacgacaccaaccccgacaGCTCCTACGCCATCGTCGCCTCGGACGGCGTAACAACCCGCATGCACAAATGGGAGCCCACCCACGTCCCAGAAGGCCACCAGGTAAAAGACCTCTTCATGATCCCCGGCGCGAGCGTCGATCACCAAATCTTtgccctccccaccatccccttcAACGCAGTCAACTACTTCCGTCGAGCAGGTTACCGCGTCTGGGTGTCCGTCCACCGCATCGGCCAGCTCATGATCGCAGGCAACAACTGGACAACGTTTGACGCCCGCCTCGACCTCCGCGCCTGCCTGGAATACATCCGCAAATcccagaccaccaccctcacccccaaactcGCCTCCCCGGAAAAAGTCTACTGCGTCGCCCACTGCATGGGCTCGGTAGCCTTCTCCTGCGGCATCCTAGACGGGAcaatccccccctcctgGATCTTGGGGATAAACTGCTCACAGGTATTCATGAACCCCATCTGGGGACccgccaacatggccaaaGTCATGGCTGGCGGTCCTTTGCCTCTTGACAAGTTATACAACGCCGTCTGCGGCTCTTGGTTCAGCTGCTCGACGAGCAAAGACGAGGGATGGGCTCAGTATCTCCTTAACCAAGCCCTGAGGTTATACCCCCAATCCCGCAAAGAAATGTGCAACAATGCCGCCTGCCACCGAACTTCGTTGGTGTTTGGTCGGTGCTggaaccaccacaacctcaacgaGGCTACACATCGGCAGATCGACCGGTTTTTCGGGGGGGTGAACATGCGGTTGCTGAATTTGCTCATGAAGATGGGCTACGAGGGTCATGTCATGACCAATGCGCCAATGTATGAACCCCTGGACACGAGGGAGAATGTCCAACGACTAAAAGGGATACCGATCATGCtctgggtggggagggacaACGCTGTCTTGTCGCCCGAGGCTACCGAGCGGACGTACGAGGTGTTGTGCAGCCAGTTTGAGGACGGGGATTACAAGCGCAAGGTTGTGCCGGGGTATGGGCATctggatgggtggatggggaggaacGCGTGGAGGGATGTGTACCCgtttgtgagggaggaggtggacagagtggtgaggggggaggggtacaGGTTTGAGGAGCCGGATGATGAGTTCAAGGCGATGGTGCACGGGAATGAGATTTATTATTAG